A region from the Rosa rugosa chromosome 6, drRosRugo1.1, whole genome shotgun sequence genome encodes:
- the LOC133718397 gene encoding uncharacterized protein LOC133718397, translating into MDSKCITSCTSLHTRSHFNPKTNHSWARLHHKNSTSNFRIYHACSYSQQLQQQQTSSFTRNGFVKKAKTGAIRLSLDVKPIKDPNKKKGTIAGAVALIIGTSIGSGILALPEKASPAGFIPSSISIVICWGFLLIEALLLIEINVSMRRRKGKEDKENELEIISIRTMAQETLGDWGGTLASLVYIFLGYTSMISYSSKSGEILFHLINLPAPVSGIFFTSVFTLLISIGGTQATDQVNQLLTASMIGLLVAIEVLAVVFGGWSGLQGSGDWGKVPPAIPVIIFSLVYHDLAPVLCAYLGSDLKRLRISVVLGSLVPLLGLLVWDAIALGLSAQADQMVDPVELLMRVKWSGVSYMVEAFSLLAVGTSLIGTLLGFSEFFKEQLNSLSSISPLTQTQKPNMLFGLRKWWAGNKVSFTSVALVVVPSLFVSTTVPDAFSTATDVAGGYCMTMLYGVLPPAMAWAMHNKERDNASDQKTLSRARPVLVAVGLLACGIVAEQILQDILIFQF; encoded by the exons ATGGATTCAAAATGCATCACTTCATGTACCTCCTTGCATACGAGAAGTCACTTCAACCCAAAGACAAATCACTCCTGGGCTAGACTACACCATAAAAATAGCACCAGTAATTTCAGGAT CTATCATGCTTGTTCCTATAGCCAACAACTGCAGCAGCAGCAAACTTCATCGTTTACTCGAAATGGTTTTGTAAAAAAGGCAAAGACAGGTGCTATACGGTTGAGCTTGGATGTAAAGCCCATCAAGGATCCCAATAAGAAGAAAGGAACTATTGCAGGGGCAGTTGCTTTGATAATTGGTACTAGTATAGGCTCAGGGATTCTTGCACTCCCAGAGAAAGCTTCTCCAGCG GGATTTATTCCAAGTTCAATATCGATAGTAATATGTTGGGGATTTCTCCTGATTGAGGCTCTTTTACTGATTGAAATCAATGTAAGCATGAGGAGGAGGAAGGGAAAGGAAGACAAAGAGAATGAGTTGGAGATCATTTCAATTAGGACTATGGCCCAAGAGACTCTAGGAGACTGGGGTGGAACTCTAGCCTCTCTGGTTTACATTTTCTTAGGTTATACTTCCATGATTTCTTACAGTTCCAAGTCTGGGGAGATCCTTTTTCACTTGATCAATCTCCCAGCTCCAGTTTCTGGCATCTTTTTCACTTCAGTTTTCACTCTTCTCATTTCCATCGGTGGGACTCAAGCTACGGATCAAGTTAACCAACTGCTCACTGCTTCCATGATAG GTTTACTAGTAGCAATAGAGGTGCTAGCAGTTGTGTTTGGAGGTTGGTCAGGACTACAGGGAAGTGGAGATTGGGGAAAAGTCCCACCTGCAATACCTGTcataatattttctttggtgtatCATGATCTGGCACCTG TTCTTTGTGCATATTTGGGCAGTGATCTCAAACGCTTAAGGATTTCGGTGGTTCTTGGTAGTCTTGTTCCCTTGCTAGGACTACTTGTTTGGGATGCAATTGCTCTTGGCCTATCTGCCCAAGCTGACCAAATGGTTGACCCTGTTGAATTGCTTATGAG GGTGAAATGGAGTGGGGTTTCATATATGGTAGAAGCCTTTTCTCTCCTTGCAGTTGGAACATCATTAATTGGCACTCTTCTTGGCTTCTCTGAGTTTTTCAAAGAACAACTAAATAGCCTCTCATCGATTTCTCCCCTCACACAAACACAG AAACCAAACATGCTCTTTGGTCTGAGGAAATGGTGGGCAGGGAATAAAGTTAGCTTCACATCAGTGGCATTGGTTGTTGTTCCATCTCTTTTTGTGTCGACTACTGTTCCGGATGCATTCTCTACTGCCACAGACGTTGCT GGAGGGTATTGTATGACAATGCTATATGGAGTTCTTCCACCAGCAATGGCTTGGGCAATGCATAATAAAGAAAGAGACAATGCTTCTGATCAAAAGACTTTATCGAGAGCGAGGCCAGTACTGGTGGCGGTAGGACTCCTTGCTTGCGGAATTGTGGCAGAGCAAATCCTTCAAGACATCCTCATATTTCAATTCTAG
- the LOC133716823 gene encoding glycine-rich cell wall structural protein-like produces the protein MIELTNVGLPSLLPTSISNCYNKDACTQREVLLAAAPYLPLLTLSLRLLYTNAPKPSSPTPISTPKTIPAFCPPLSPFDLFGGGPPGGVMSCGGGNLGVGGAVGGAVGGAVGGAAGGAAGGAVGGAAGGAAGGAAGGAAGGAAGGAAGGAAGGAAGGAAGGAAGGAAGGAAGGAAGGAAGGAAGGAAGTCAVNPLTW, from the coding sequence atgATTGAGTTAACAAATGTAGGTCTCCCTAGTCTCCTTCCTACCTCAATTTCTAATTGTTATAATAAAGATGCATGTACTCAAAGGGAGGTTCTCCTGGCTGCAGCTCCATATCTTCCTCTTCTCACGTTATCACTACGTCTCTTGTACACAAATGCACCAAAACCGAGCAGCCCTACCCCGATTAGCACTCCGAAAACTATCCCCGCCTTCTGTCCACCACTCAGTCCTTTCGACCTTTTTGGTGGTGGTCCTCCTGGAGGTGTTATGTCATGTGGCGGCGGTAACTTAGGTGTTGGGGGTGCTGTTGGGGGTGCTGTTGGGGGTGCTGTTGGGGGTGCTGCCGGTGGTGCTGCTGGGGGTGCTGTTGGGGGTGCTGCCGGTGGTGCTGCTGGGGGTGCTGCTGGGGGTGCTGCCGGGGGTGCTGCCGGTGGTGCTGCTGGGGGTGCTGCCGGGGGTGCTGCCGGGGGTGCTGCTGGGGGTGCTGCCGGGGGTGCTGCCGGTGGTGCTGCCGGGGGTGCTGCTGGGGGTGCTGCCGGTGGTGCTGCTGGGGGTGCTGCCGGGACTTGTGCCGTGAATCCACTAACTTGGTAG
- the LOC133718398 gene encoding V-type proton ATPase subunit G1-like has protein sequence MEVINKHNTVQQLLTVEQEVQRILNASRNAKTAKLKQAKEEAEKENADFNAQMEVDFQRKHAEGGGHSGPLKRIEQETEAKIHHLKIDAARISNDIVRMLLEYTTVTN, from the exons ATGGAAGTCATCAACAAACATAACACAGTTCAACAGCTACTAACTGTGGAGCAAGAAGTTCAGCGGATTTTGAATGCTTCCAGAAATG CTAAAACGGCTAAACTAAAACAAGCTAAAGAGGAAGCTGAGAAGGAGAATGCTGATTTCAATGCTCAAATGGAAGTTGACTTTCAGAGAAAACATGCAGAG GGAGGTGGACATTCAGGTCCTCTGAAGAGAATTGAGCAAGAGACAGAGGCAAAGATCCATCATTTGAAGATTGATGCTGCAAGAATATCAAATGACATTGTGCGGATGCTTTTGGAATATACAACTGTGACCAACTAA